Proteins encoded in a region of the Candidatus Paceibacterota bacterium genome:
- the pilO gene encoding type 4a pilus biogenesis protein PilO has translation MNDEYKKKIIKIVGIGVLILVVCILVIFFVSKDADKLANKVETIRTQALLDQAFLKTYNLLLDQKKNIIVDSNALNNLLPTPDDLINVQARIQDLGKSSQVLTTISFEILNPASGNEPASQSFRLSLTGNLPNIKQFLADLSDLPYFIKLDSFNIDKQDEGALNNINRGMYLMNANGKIYVNDKNAN, from the coding sequence ATGAATGACGAATATAAGAAAAAAATAATCAAAATAGTTGGCATAGGCGTCCTTATTCTGGTAGTATGTATTCTAGTTATTTTTTTTGTGTCCAAAGATGCTGATAAATTGGCCAACAAAGTGGAAACCATAAGAACTCAGGCTCTCCTAGACCAAGCCTTTCTAAAAACTTATAATTTATTATTAGACCAGAAAAAAAACATAATAGTTGATAGCAATGCTTTGAATAATTTATTGCCGACGCCAGACGACTTAATTAATGTTCAGGCTCGTATCCAAGACTTAGGAAAGTCTTCGCAGGTATTGACTACTATCAGTTTTGAAATATTGAACCCTGCCTCTGGTAATGAGCCGGCAAGCCAAAGTTTTCGCCTCAGTTTAACCGGCAATTTACCCAATATTAAACAGTTCCTAGCCGACCTGTCCGATTTGCCTTATTTTATTAAACTAGATTCTTTTAATATTGATAAACAAGATGAGGGGGCGCTCAACAACATAAACAGGGGGATGTATCTGATGAATGCTAACGGTAAGATTTATGTAAATGATAAAAATGCCAATTAA
- the dprA gene encoding DNA-processing protein DprA: protein MSDAPLLHALNIILGEQRLKLLTWVLKDKLTLNDCWLNLAELTKDSGMESKKALFPIDKEYSKLADTHIELTTINDPNYPSYLKEIPFPPLGLYTQGLPLPQNFNLNLAIVGTRKMSAYGETIIKKFVPALAKNHINIISGLALGVDSYAHRETLKSNGYTVAVLGSGLHGIAPLTNTSLAEEIIAQGTIVSEFPPNAPPLAYHFPLRNRIISGLSRAILVIEAPLKSGSLITAKYGLDQNRDILAVPGSIFDLNSVGVNNLIAQGAKPIRQVEDIFEAFGLNNACPPTDCTDIKLSSEEGLVLNIIKDNRPCHVDKIATLAKLRPACVLATTTLLELKGLINDAGNGYFYLNTP from the coding sequence ATGAGCGACGCTCCGTTGCTTCATGCCCTAAATATTATTCTGGGAGAACAACGCCTCAAGTTGTTAACTTGGGTGCTTAAGGATAAATTAACCCTGAATGATTGTTGGCTTAATCTGGCCGAACTCACCAAGGACAGCGGAATGGAAAGCAAGAAAGCTCTCTTCCCTATTGACAAAGAATACTCCAAACTAGCAGATACTCATATTGAACTCACTACAATAAATGATCCTAATTATCCGTCTTATTTAAAAGAAATCCCCTTTCCGCCTTTGGGTCTTTATACCCAAGGATTACCATTGCCACAAAATTTTAATTTGAACTTAGCTATAGTTGGTACCAGAAAAATGTCTGCTTATGGCGAAACTATTATCAAAAAATTTGTTCCCGCCCTTGCCAAAAACCATATTAATATCATAAGCGGTTTGGCTTTGGGAGTTGATTCATACGCTCACCGTGAAACTTTAAAGTCTAATGGCTACACTGTAGCCGTACTCGGTTCCGGTTTGCATGGTATTGCCCCTCTTACCAACACCTCTCTAGCAGAAGAGATTATCGCCCAAGGCACAATCGTCTCAGAGTTTCCTCCCAACGCACCACCTTTAGCTTATCATTTTCCCTTAAGAAATAGAATTATTAGTGGTTTAAGTCGCGCCATTTTGGTAATTGAAGCTCCACTAAAAAGCGGTTCGCTTATTACTGCTAAATACGGATTAGACCAAAATAGGGATATTTTGGCCGTACCCGGTTCCATTTTCGATCTCAATAGCGTCGGCGTAAACAATTTAATTGCTCAGGGCGCTAAACCAATAAGACAAGTAGAGGATATCTTTGAAGCCTTTGGCCTAAACAATGCTTGCCCCCCAACAGATTGCACCGATATAAAACTGTCTTCTGAGGAGGGGCTTGTTTTAAATATTATTAAAGACAACCGCCCCTGTCATGTTGACAAAATAGCCACTCTCGCTAAACTAAGGCCAGCTTGTGTTTTAGCTACCACGACATTATTAGAGCTCAAAGGCCTAATCAATGATGCTGGTAATGGTTATTTTTATTTAAATACGCCCTAG
- the topA gene encoding type I DNA topoisomerase: MEKTLIIVESPTKAKTIESFLNKQKKTFTVVASKGHVRDLPKSKLGVDVENNFAPQYIIPTKAKKTVAELKKLAAQSPRIILATDEDREGEAIAWHIKYILDNDTATKKERPEIERITFHEITASAIETALNNPRDIDLHLVDAQQARRVLDRLVGYNLSPFLWKKIMKGLSAGRVQSAALKIIVDREREIKAFEIKPYYLVLGTFAAKKVYPFKGELNKINTTKVTRDTFKSLEEANKIANEARTGLAKITGLKPSQLNKHPYPPFTTSTLQQGAWNRLHFSAKKTMSLAQELYEGISLNGKLTGLITYMRTDSLNISKLAQQAAEDYLIKTYGNAYSVKGGRFYKNKAKLAQEAHEAIRPTNPQLTPTDLKDSLSPDQYKLYSLIWNRFLMSQMPDAVYTNVTLEITITNTNKFVFNSALKHLDFDGYLRLENNNTEEDNFLPTDWPNIFKIQSNLDIQKIEVSEHQTEPPARYNEASLIKTLEEYGIGRPSTYAPIIATLENRYYMEKNNRAFIPTPLGIQVCEMLEINFPQIVDLNFTATIENNFDDIAENKIDWVKVIRDFYEPFKANLDEKYNSVVKIDTTEKTDEICDKCGSPMVIRTGRFGKFLACSNFPKCKNTKTLKQNQLNIKCPKCQIGEVVIRHSKKGKSFYGCSRYPDCDFISNYKPTGEKCPECGYPLTSYKLKNGSTVIKCSNRHCKYKSTNEKEL, encoded by the coding sequence ATGGAGAAAACACTTATTATTGTAGAATCTCCTACTAAGGCCAAAACTATAGAATCTTTTTTAAACAAACAAAAAAAGACTTTTACGGTTGTTGCCTCTAAGGGTCATGTAAGAGATTTACCCAAAAGCAAATTGGGAGTTGATGTAGAAAATAACTTTGCTCCCCAATATATCATTCCCACTAAGGCCAAAAAGACAGTGGCTGAACTCAAAAAATTAGCTGCCCAATCCCCTCGCATTATTCTAGCCACAGATGAAGACCGCGAAGGTGAGGCGATTGCTTGGCATATTAAATATATTTTAGACAATGACACCGCCACCAAAAAAGAACGTCCTGAAATTGAAAGGATTACTTTTCACGAAATTACTGCCTCTGCCATTGAAACAGCTTTAAATAACCCTAGAGATATTGATCTTCATCTCGTAGATGCTCAGCAAGCCCGCAGAGTTTTGGATCGTTTAGTGGGTTATAATTTATCCCCCTTCTTATGGAAAAAAATTATGAAAGGGCTATCAGCTGGCAGGGTGCAATCAGCAGCCTTAAAAATTATTGTCGACAGGGAAAGAGAAATTAAGGCTTTTGAAATTAAACCCTACTATTTAGTTTTAGGCACTTTTGCGGCTAAAAAAGTTTATCCATTTAAAGGTGAACTCAATAAAATTAATACCACCAAAGTTACTCGAGATACTTTTAAAAGCCTAGAGGAAGCAAATAAGATAGCCAATGAAGCAAGAACTGGTTTAGCTAAAATCACTGGGCTAAAGCCTTCACAGCTGAATAAACATCCCTACCCCCCATTTACTACATCTACCCTGCAACAAGGCGCCTGGAATCGACTCCATTTTTCTGCCAAGAAAACCATGAGCTTGGCCCAAGAATTGTATGAAGGCATTTCGCTCAATGGGAAACTGACTGGCTTGATTACCTACATGCGCACTGATTCTTTAAATATTTCTAAATTAGCCCAACAAGCAGCTGAAGATTATCTAATAAAAACTTATGGCAATGCTTATAGCGTAAAAGGCGGGCGTTTTTATAAAAATAAGGCTAAATTGGCGCAAGAGGCTCATGAAGCCATCAGACCCACCAACCCTCAGCTAACACCTACAGACCTCAAAGATTCTCTTTCTCCGGACCAATATAAGCTCTACAGCCTCATTTGGAATCGTTTCCTGATGTCGCAAATGCCTGACGCTGTTTATACTAATGTTACCTTGGAAATAACTATCACCAATACTAATAAATTTGTTTTTAATAGCGCCTTAAAGCATTTAGATTTTGACGGTTATCTAAGGCTAGAAAACAACAATACCGAAGAAGATAATTTTTTACCCACTGATTGGCCTAACATTTTTAAAATTCAATCTAATCTAGATATCCAAAAAATTGAAGTCAGCGAGCATCAAACCGAACCGCCGGCTCGATATAATGAAGCCTCTCTCATAAAGACATTAGAAGAATATGGCATTGGTCGCCCCTCTACTTATGCGCCTATTATCGCTACCTTGGAAAATCGTTACTATATGGAAAAGAATAATCGTGCTTTTATTCCCACCCCTTTGGGTATTCAGGTTTGTGAAATGCTAGAAATTAATTTTCCCCAAATTGTCGACCTTAATTTTACCGCTACCATAGAAAATAATTTTGATGATATCGCCGAAAACAAAATCGATTGGGTAAAGGTCATCAGAGACTTTTACGAACCCTTTAAAGCTAACTTGGATGAAAAATATAATAGCGTTGTTAAGATTGATACCACAGAGAAAACTGATGAAATTTGCGACAAATGCGGCTCACCTATGGTTATTCGTACTGGTCGTTTTGGAAAATTTCTAGCTTGTTCTAACTTCCCCAAATGTAAAAACACTAAAACCCTCAAACAGAATCAACTTAATATTAAATGCCCCAAATGCCAAATTGGAGAGGTGGTCATACGCCATAGCAAGAAGGGCAAATCTTTTTATGGCTGTTCTCGTTACCCTGACTGCGACTTTATTTCTAACTATAAACCAACAGGGGAAAAATGCCCTGAGTGCGGTTACCCTTTGACAAGCTACAAGTTAAAAAACGGCAGCACTGTTATTAAATGTAGCAATCGCCATTGCAAATATAAAAGCACTAACGAAAAAGAGCTTTAA
- a CDS encoding RelA/SpoT family protein: MSAPTKTKEELYKDLIKHLDYLSQEDLDFLEEVYNFAVSAHANQTRKTGEAYICHPLRTALELTTLKMDMPTIAAGLLHDTIEDTAVDIEMLRKQFGPEIAFLVKGVSKVGGLKYKNVSEEDKQAENFRNMILAMAQDIRVVIIKFADRLDNMKTLWVLPKEKQLRIAKETLDIYASIAYRLGIGVVGAQLEDLAFPYVFPKEYRLVQQLIGKKYKEKENFLIKTAPELKKYLETNGVKVREIQFRAKHLFSVWRKLRKEDMDINRVYDLVALRVILDTPEDCYTALGLIHHLWKPLPTRFKDYIALPKPNGYQSIHTTVIADEGQIIEVQIRTEAMHQAAEYGIAAHWFYGENKRKKSYKKGGKIDFKALSKIAWVSQLQKWQQSFTDSSQFLESLKIDFFSDRIFALTPKGDVIDMPEGATPVDFAYCIHNDVGNSCMGARVNGNMVALDSKLQSGDVVEIITKKGKKPSSSWVNFVKMATVKKKIQEEVRKGENK; this comes from the coding sequence ATGTCTGCGCCCACAAAAACAAAAGAAGAACTGTATAAAGATTTAATTAAACATCTTGATTATTTATCCCAAGAAGACTTGGATTTTTTAGAGGAAGTTTATAATTTTGCCGTGTCCGCTCATGCCAACCAAACAAGGAAAACGGGGGAAGCTTATATTTGCCATCCCTTGCGCACTGCCTTAGAGTTAACTACTTTAAAAATGGATATGCCTACTATTGCAGCTGGGCTTCTCCATGATACCATAGAGGATACGGCTGTTGACATAGAAATGTTGAGAAAACAGTTTGGTCCAGAAATCGCTTTTTTGGTTAAAGGTGTTAGCAAAGTAGGTGGCCTAAAGTATAAGAATGTTTCAGAAGAGGACAAGCAAGCAGAGAATTTCAGAAACATGATTTTGGCCATGGCTCAAGATATTAGAGTGGTAATTATAAAGTTTGCCGATCGATTAGATAATATGAAAACCCTTTGGGTGTTACCCAAAGAGAAACAACTCAGAATAGCTAAAGAAACACTCGATATTTATGCTTCCATTGCTTATAGATTAGGCATAGGGGTAGTAGGGGCTCAGTTAGAAGATTTAGCCTTTCCCTATGTGTTTCCTAAGGAATATCGTTTAGTTCAGCAACTAATAGGCAAAAAATATAAAGAGAAGGAGAACTTTCTTATTAAAACTGCGCCTGAGTTGAAAAAATATTTGGAAACGAATGGAGTCAAAGTAAGAGAGATTCAGTTTAGAGCTAAACATCTTTTTAGCGTTTGGCGTAAATTACGCAAGGAGGATATGGATATAAACCGGGTTTATGATTTGGTCGCCTTAAGAGTGATTTTAGACACTCCCGAAGATTGTTATACGGCCCTAGGTTTAATTCATCATTTATGGAAACCTTTGCCAACGCGTTTTAAGGACTATATCGCTTTGCCCAAGCCCAACGGTTATCAAAGTATTCATACCACTGTTATTGCCGACGAAGGACAAATTATTGAAGTGCAGATTAGGACGGAAGCTATGCATCAGGCAGCTGAATATGGTATCGCCGCTCATTGGTTTTATGGAGAAAATAAAAGGAAAAAATCCTATAAAAAGGGAGGCAAAATTGATTTTAAGGCTCTTTCTAAGATAGCTTGGGTTTCACAACTGCAAAAATGGCAGCAATCTTTTACTGATAGTTCACAATTTCTAGAGTCGCTTAAAATAGATTTTTTTTCTGATAGAATTTTTGCTCTCACACCCAAAGGGGACGTAATTGATATGCCAGAAGGAGCTACCCCTGTTGATTTTGCTTATTGTATCCATAACGATGTTGGCAATTCCTGTATGGGGGCAAGGGTCAATGGCAATATGGTAGCTCTAGATTCAAAACTGCAGTCGGGAGACGTGGTGGAAATTATTACCAAAAAAGGGAAAAAGCCATCTTCTTCATGGGTGAATTTTGTAAAAATGGCGACAGTGAAGAAGAAAATTCAGGAAGAGGTTCGCAAAGGAGAAAATAAATAA
- a CDS encoding ParB/RepB/Spo0J family partition protein: MDDYSNGNINGTNYLDNGGLGRGLQSLIPNKMHPSASSGQVPSAGSGQTSAPIFNDPASTMMFGKKELDSTDTIGANQGKVLTPPSSIDTPTIANSYVSPIFLEDDVDHNDKNDVDIKFDNNVFDFSSLSSLDSQEGYSDASFAGHSNHITANGSEEHEETISSIAPNLSEIKNNVPGEEANSRQKFESASPLSPLDLDPIQSLPNEDISLNHNPTSSVDSKQDFSDIKGKIFQIEVDKIIPNTQQPRQDFNNESLWELASSIKEYGILEPLVVSRQEEETENGTKVHYQLISGERRLRASKLLGLKTVPVIIKESLDEKLKLELALIENIQREDLNSISKARAFTRLMNEFGLSQQAVATKMGKSREYVANILRLLQLPYEAQKAMEEGKINEGHARAILLLPNPEKRRALLGIILSKNISGREAEEIAKSYLSPEMLSQKTRGNRMSASMNNSDLQLKELLENIFKTRVDFKKKGEQGEIAIKFYSKDELETILKTLLANKDALAEQASPNVQLSEPINKTGADLPEFGTV; this comes from the coding sequence ATGGACGACTACTCAAACGGTAATATAAACGGAACCAATTATTTAGACAATGGAGGTCTCGGAAGAGGACTGCAGTCTTTAATTCCCAATAAAATGCATCCTTCGGCAAGCTCAGGACAAGTTCCTTCGGCAGGCTCAGGACAAACCTCCGCGCCAATATTTAATGACCCTGCTAGCACAATGATGTTTGGCAAAAAAGAACTAGATTCTACCGATACAATCGGGGCAAACCAAGGAAAGGTACTAACCCCTCCTTCTTCTATAGATACTCCCACTATCGCCAATTCTTATGTGTCGCCTATTTTTTTGGAGGATGACGTAGACCATAACGACAAAAATGATGTTGATATAAAATTTGATAATAATGTTTTTGATTTCAGCTCTCTTTCTTCTCTAGATTCTCAGGAAGGTTACTCCGATGCTTCTTTTGCAGGCCATTCTAATCACATTACGGCTAATGGCTCAGAGGAACACGAGGAAACTATTTCCTCAATAGCGCCAAATTTATCCGAGATAAAAAACAATGTTCCTGGCGAGGAAGCTAACTCCAGGCAAAAATTTGAATCTGCTTCGCCTTTATCTCCTCTAGATTTGGACCCCATTCAATCATTGCCAAACGAAGATATCTCCTTAAATCATAACCCTACTTCTTCAGTCGATTCTAAACAAGACTTTAGCGATATTAAAGGTAAAATATTCCAAATCGAGGTAGATAAGATTATTCCTAATACTCAACAGCCTCGTCAAGATTTTAATAACGAGAGTTTATGGGAATTAGCTTCTTCTATTAAAGAATACGGTATTTTGGAGCCTCTGGTAGTGAGCCGACAGGAAGAAGAAACGGAAAACGGTACTAAAGTTCACTATCAATTGATTTCTGGAGAAAGAAGATTAAGAGCCTCTAAGCTTTTAGGTTTGAAGACGGTGCCTGTTATTATCAAGGAAAGTTTAGATGAGAAACTAAAACTAGAGTTAGCACTAATAGAAAATATTCAAAGAGAAGATTTAAATTCTATCAGCAAAGCGCGGGCATTCACTAGACTTATGAATGAGTTTGGCTTATCTCAGCAGGCGGTGGCTACCAAGATGGGTAAAAGTCGTGAATATGTAGCCAATATTCTCAGGCTTTTGCAACTCCCTTATGAAGCTCAAAAAGCCATGGAAGAGGGGAAGATTAATGAGGGTCATGCACGCGCTATTCTGCTCTTACCCAACCCTGAAAAAAGAAGAGCTCTTTTAGGAATTATTTTGTCGAAGAATATTTCTGGCAGGGAAGCCGAAGAAATTGCCAAATCTTACCTGAGCCCAGAAATGTTGAGCCAGAAAACAAGAGGCAATAGAATGTCTGCTTCCATGAATAATTCTGACTTGCAATTGAAAGAACTCTTGGAAAATATTTTTAAGACAAGAGTCGATTTCAAGAAAAAAGGAGAACAGGGGGAAATTGCCATTAAGTTTTATAGCAAAGACGAATTAGAAACAATTCTTAAAACCCTTTTAGCCAATAAGGATGCTTTAGCGGAGCAAGCATCTCCAAATGTTCAACTATCCGAACCTATTAATAAAACTGGAGCCGATTTGCCAGAATTTGGAACAGTGTAA
- a CDS encoding ParA family protein encodes MAKVVAICNQKGGVGKTTLAINLGAYLSVLGKTVLLIDLDPQANATSGLGLVPEEQKDTVYTLLWNAGSLLRCIKSTGMLNYDLIPSNQDLAGAQIELLNTESREAHLKLIIEPLLKLYDYILIDLPPSLNITNLNGLMASDYILIPAQTQYYALEGLAQIKKSLDLIKENLGHNLEILGVVLTMYDKRNKLDQMVAKDIRRNFSGFVFNTEIPRQVQLAEAPSFGKTIFQYRPLSDGAQAFRQLAQEFIARMEGN; translated from the coding sequence ATGGCTAAAGTTGTTGCTATCTGTAATCAAAAAGGGGGAGTCGGAAAAACTACCTTAGCGATAAACCTAGGAGCCTATTTAAGTGTCTTGGGGAAAACAGTTCTCCTTATAGACTTGGACCCTCAGGCTAATGCGACATCAGGCTTGGGACTTGTGCCAGAAGAGCAAAAGGACACCGTTTATACTCTACTCTGGAATGCAGGGTCTCTTCTCCGTTGTATCAAATCAACGGGAATGCTAAATTATGACCTAATCCCATCTAATCAAGATTTAGCTGGCGCGCAGATTGAGCTTTTAAATACCGAAAGCAGGGAAGCTCATTTGAAATTGATTATTGAGCCTCTTTTGAAGTTGTACGATTATATATTAATTGATTTGCCACCATCACTAAATATTACCAACTTGAATGGGCTCATGGCCTCTGATTATATTTTGATTCCTGCGCAAACTCAATATTATGCGCTGGAGGGCTTGGCCCAAATAAAAAAATCTTTGGATCTTATTAAGGAAAATCTGGGACACAACTTAGAAATTTTGGGCGTAGTTTTAACTATGTATGACAAGAGGAACAAACTAGACCAGATGGTTGCTAAAGACATAAGACGCAACTTTTCAGGGTTTGTTTTTAACACCGAAATACCTCGCCAAGTACAGTTGGCAGAAGCTCCAAGTTTTGGGAAAACTATTTTTCAATATAGGCCATTATCTGATGGCGCTCAAGCTTTTAGGCAGCTGGCTCAAGAATTTATTGCAAGAATGGAGGGCAACTAA
- a CDS encoding bifunctional 5,10-methylenetetrahydrofolate dehydrogenase/5,10-methenyltetrahydrofolate cyclohydrolase codes for MQLIDGKKIAQELEAETKTKLVSFRNLHKGVVIKIAVVVLGDDSATNIFIRKKWQMAQRLGIGFKIYRYPANITTEKLRKEIALIGRMPAVKGIIVQLPLPERINVRSVLNAIPSNKDVDSLCEKNLGKLYNGSNIILPPVTAACACILASLKIDLRGKNVVVMGRGNLVGKPTAIWAINQGATVSILNSKTVDASHYLKEADIIVTGVGQPGLINKNNVKSGSIILDASYAHKDGKPCGDCDVLSLEKTDCQITPVPGGIGPITVSMIYVNLLKLLENSY; via the coding sequence ATGCAACTTATTGACGGGAAAAAGATAGCTCAAGAACTGGAAGCGGAAACTAAAACTAAATTAGTTTCTTTTAGGAATCTACATAAAGGCGTAGTTATTAAAATCGCCGTAGTGGTTTTGGGCGACGATTCTGCCACGAATATATTCATTCGGAAAAAATGGCAGATGGCCCAAAGACTGGGAATTGGTTTTAAAATTTATCGTTATCCGGCAAACATCACCACCGAGAAATTAAGAAAAGAAATAGCTCTGATTGGCAGGATGCCGGCCGTTAAGGGCATAATAGTGCAATTACCATTGCCCGAGAGAATAAATGTTAGGAGTGTTTTAAATGCTATCCCATCCAACAAAGATGTAGATTCTCTCTGCGAGAAAAATTTGGGTAAATTGTATAACGGTAGCAATATCATATTACCGCCAGTGACGGCTGCCTGCGCTTGCATTTTAGCTAGTTTAAAAATCGATTTAAGAGGAAAAAATGTGGTGGTGATGGGCAGAGGAAATTTGGTGGGAAAACCGACTGCGATTTGGGCGATTAACCAAGGGGCGACGGTGAGTATTCTTAACAGCAAAACTGTTGATGCAAGCCATTATCTAAAAGAAGCAGACATCATTGTCACGGGGGTGGGGCAGCCGGGTTTAATTAATAAAAATAATGTCAAAAGCGGGTCCATTATCCTAGATGCTTCGTATGCCCATAAGGATGGTAAACCTTGTGGAGATTGTGATGTCCTTAGCCTAGAAAAAACTGATTGCCAAATCACTCCTGTTCCAGGAGGAATTGGCCCCATCACAGTCTCTATGATATATGTTAATCTTTTGAAACTTTTGGAAAATTCTTATTAG
- a CDS encoding MBL fold metallo-hydrolase, whose product MKLTFHGGINEIGGNKILLEDKGTRLFLDFGKSYKEAGKYFEEFLQPRAYHGIHDFLSLGLIPQMEGIYRLDFLHMLEAENNLPFALHKEPAIDGLLLSHGHMDHVADVSFLDERIPVYTSGETKSVIEAFSVVRPANLENEIVTFKTRGLGHKNSAVKQRDIRAVMPGQTFKIKNLEITPYAMDHSVPGAMMFLIRTSAGNLLYSGDFRLYGEREKIVRESLAALAKEKIDIFLCEGTRIKSENKIGEDEVYKEAYELIKSAQGLVATDYSIADVSRFATLSKLAQAVQRSFAIPANNYYYLNYLREKQLLPCSLDNVLIYHRLKTVYSDWEKELLQQNKDICVVSAEEIRENQNHYLLGLGFYQIQELIDLKPEKGSMFFRASTEPHSEEMAISEERFNNWIHFFGMSDPVRAHASGHISGLELGEVMDILKPKLVIPIHTEYPEEFKKIAPNVQLVEKGVTYEF is encoded by the coding sequence ATGAAATTAACCTTTCATGGCGGTATTAACGAAATCGGCGGGAATAAGATTTTACTGGAAGATAAGGGGACCAGATTGTTTTTAGATTTCGGTAAAAGCTATAAAGAGGCGGGTAAGTACTTTGAAGAGTTTCTGCAGCCTCGAGCTTATCATGGCATCCATGATTTTTTATCGTTGGGCTTGATACCCCAAATGGAAGGTATTTATAGGCTAGATTTTTTACATATGCTCGAAGCGGAAAATAATTTGCCTTTCGCTCTCCATAAAGAGCCTGCGATAGATGGATTACTTTTATCCCATGGGCATATGGACCACGTAGCCGACGTTTCTTTTTTAGACGAGAGGATTCCTGTTTATACTTCTGGAGAGACTAAGTCAGTAATAGAAGCTTTTTCGGTGGTAAGACCAGCTAATTTGGAAAATGAAATTGTTACCTTCAAAACCAGGGGGTTAGGTCATAAAAATAGCGCTGTGAAACAAAGAGACATTAGGGCGGTAATGCCTGGGCAAACTTTTAAAATTAAAAACTTAGAAATTACTCCTTATGCTATGGACCATTCGGTGCCGGGAGCCATGATGTTTCTTATCAGAACCAGCGCAGGTAATTTGCTGTACTCGGGGGATTTTAGGCTTTATGGAGAAAGAGAAAAAATAGTAAGAGAGAGTCTAGCTGCTCTTGCCAAAGAAAAAATAGATATCTTCCTTTGCGAGGGCACAAGAATTAAATCAGAAAATAAAATTGGTGAAGATGAAGTCTATAAAGAAGCTTATGAATTAATCAAAAGCGCTCAGGGCTTGGTAGCCACAGATTATTCTATTGCCGATGTCAGCCGTTTCGCCACCCTTTCTAAATTAGCTCAAGCGGTTCAAAGAAGTTTTGCTATTCCCGCTAATAATTATTATTATTTGAATTACCTGAGGGAAAAGCAGCTCTTGCCTTGCAGCCTAGATAATGTTTTAATCTACCATCGGCTGAAAACGGTTTATAGCGATTGGGAAAAAGAATTACTCCAACAGAATAAAGATATTTGTGTGGTTAGCGCAGAAGAAATTAGAGAAAACCAAAACCACTATCTTTTGGGGTTAGGTTTTTATCAAATCCAGGAACTGATAGATTTGAAACCGGAAAAGGGAAGTATGTTCTTTAGGGCTAGTACCGAACCGCACAGTGAAGAAATGGCCATTTCGGAAGAACGCTTTAATAATTGGATACACTTTTTTGGCATGAGCGACCCCGTGCGAGCCCATGCTTCTGGGCATATCTCTGGCTTGGAATTAGGGGAAGTGATGGATATCCTTAAGCCTAAATTAGTTATTCCTATTCACACTGAATATCCGGAGGAATTTAAAAAGATTGCTCCCAATGTACAATTAGTAGAGAAAGGAGTGACATACGAGTTTTAG